The proteins below are encoded in one region of Helicoverpa armigera isolate CAAS_96S chromosome 11, ASM3070526v1, whole genome shotgun sequence:
- the LOC110383358 gene encoding lipase member H, protein MYRVCLFVMVLVCESVCMYSSKALEGYPAGYLADCPGTTTPQPIPLSDLKYLTISVQTKGNILWPKPKYNYYQMKELAKDPHIDFKKKTVMYVGGFLDHPQLPFAMTAGAVYKRMGYNVFLLDTNRFTTVAYPVAASNMRTIGKHVAEMLATLNKYGLNPQYLELVGLSLGAHTISFIAKNYRLQTGMNISRLTGLDPSGPCFRNLGPEDRLDQTDADFVDVVETNIDGYGMAAPVGHVNFYVNGGEFQPGDFFWVPCEVICSHIRSFTIWIAALMNPNSFIAMKCDSVQEARDKDCYDKNPVVTNLLGPNTDRNVQGIFYLATQNNFPYFLGLKGLEKDYEFFDSKLNLYKKTSWSFF, encoded by the exons atgtaccgtgtttgtttgtttgtgatggTGCTTGTTTGTGAGTCTGTTTGTATGTATAGTTCTAAAGCTTTGGAGGGATATCCTGCGGGATATCTGGCTGATT GTCCCGGAACAACAACGCCCCAACCCATACCACTCTCAGACCTAAAATACCTGACAATATCAGTGCAGACAAAAGGGAACATCTTATGGCCGAAACCCAAGTACAATTACTATCAAATGAAGGAGCTAGCCAAAGACCCCCATATCGACTTTAAGAAGAAAACTGTCATGTACGTGGGGGGGTTTCTTGATCATCCTCAGTTGCCTTTTGCTATGACAGCTGGAGCGGTTTATAAGAGGATGGGGTATAATGTTTTCTTGTTGGATACTAATAGGTTTACGACTGTTGCTTATCCCGT AGCTGCAAGCAATATGCGGACCATAGGAAAACACGTCGCCGAAATGCTTGCCACCCTCAACAAATATGGGTTAAACCCTCAATATTTAGAACTCGTTGGTCTCAGCCTAGGAGCCCACACCATAAGCTTCATAGCCAAAAACTACAGACTCCAAACGGGCATGAATATTTCTAGGTTAACAGGCTTAGACCCCTCTGGTCCATGTTTCAGAAATTTAGGACCAGAGGACCGGTTGGACCAGACTGATGCTGACTTTGTTGATGTGGTCGAAACTAATATTGACGGGTACGGAATGGCGGCACCCGTCGGCCATGTTAATTTTTACGTCAATGGCGGGGAATTTCAACCGGGAGATTTCTTTTGGGTTCCTTGTGAAGTTATTTGCAGCCATATAAGGTCTTTTACTATTTGGATAGCGGCTTTAATGAACCCTAACAGTTTTATAGCCATGAAATGTGATTCCGTTCAAGAGGCGAGAGACAAAGATTGTTACGATAAGAATCCTGTTGTAACGAACCTTTTGGGACCAAATACTGATAGGAATGTACAGGGAATATTTTATCTGGCTACTCAAAATAATTTTCCCTATTTCTTGGGCTTGAAAGGTTTGGAAAAGGACTATGAATTCTTTGACTCGAAACTGAATTTGTACAAAAAGACGAGCTGGTCCTTTTTTTGA
- the LOC126056970 gene encoding balbiani ring protein 3-like, giving the protein MPCCKVSVKKTLVCSMSECICIPTEGKQYVCLSKDVDGNIVPCFDCKAVVMEGDEFKCVDESCICLPTNGKNCLCVCKDEDDTIKSCDDCPCINAEECKETFKRCNKPGCVCLPTDGKACICVCKKNGKIVLCECNGAGTCVNSTCVCVSTEGANCICVCCDVKGNIKVCKDCTCEGKKKDSLVCNKEGCVCIITDGKSTICVCKNDAGKIVCCDECVCESGNCDKPGCVCVPTNGAKCVCVCCDEKGSIKICKDCTCDANKSATPKCSKAECVCILTDGKSCICVFKNKEGKIVRCDDCKCDDAGKCDKAGCICISTEGAKCVCVCCDEKGCIKVCKDCTCDANNSGAPKCSKAECVCILTDGKSCICVCKNKDGKIVRCDDCKCDDCGKCGKPGCVCIPTDGAKCVCVCCDEKGAIKICKDCTCDANKSEAPKCSKAECVCILTDGKSCICVCKNVDGKIVRCDDCKCDDSGKCDKAGCVCIKTDGAKCVCVCCDEKGSIKVCKDCTCDTKKSEAAKCSKAECVCIQTDGKSCICLCKNKKGKIVRCDGCKCDESGKCDKPGCVCIPTDGAKCVCVCCDEKGSIKVCKDCTCNANKSEAPKCSKAECVCILTDGKSCICICKNDQGKIVRCDGCKCDDSGKCDKVGCVCIPTDGAKCVCVCCDEKGSIKVCKDCTCDVNNSKAPKCSKANCICILTDGKSCICVCKNKEGKIVRCNDCKCDDSGKCDKVGCVCIPTDGAKCVCVCCDEKGSIKVCKDCTCDANKSEAPKCSKAECVCILTDGKSCICVCKNKEGEIVRCDDCKCDESGKCDKAGCVCIKTDGAKCVCVCCDENGSIKVCKDCTCDVNNSKAPKCSKANCICILTDGKSCICVCKNKEGKIIKLYSCDDCKCDDASKCDKPGCVCIPTDGAKCVCVCCDEKGSIKVCKDCTCDANKSEAPKCSKAECVCILTDGKSCICVCKNDAGKIVRCNDCKCDDSGKCDKPGCVCIPTDGAKCVCVCCGEKGSIKVCNDCTCEAKESTGTCSKVVTDSKKCCA; this is encoded by the coding sequence ATGCCGTGCTGCAAAGTATCAGTCAAGAAAACCCTGGTCTGCTCCATGAGCGAGTGCATCTGCATCCCAACGGAAGGCAAACAATACGTCTGCCTGAGCAAAGATGTTGACGGCAATATCGTACCCTGCTTCGACTGCAAGGCCGTCGTAATGGAAGGTGACGAATTCAAATGTGTCGACGAATCCTGCATCTGTCTCCCTACTAATGGAAAGAACTGCCTCTGTGTCTGTAAGGATGAAGATGATACGATCAAGTCTTGTGACGACTGCCCTTGCATCAACGCTGAAGAATGTAAGGAAACTTTCAAGAGATGCAACAAGCCTGGATGCGTCTGTCTCCCAACTGACGGAAAGGCTTGCATCTGTGTTTGCAAGAAGAATGGAAAGATTGTCCTTTGTGAGTGCAATGGGGCGGGAACTTGTGTCAATTCTACTTGCGTCTGCGTTTCTACTGAAGGAGCCAACTGTATCTGTGTTTGCTGCGACGTAAAAGGCAATATAAAGGTCTGTAAAGACTGTACTTGTGAGGGCAAGAAGAAGGATTCCCTGGTTTGCAACAAAGAGGGCTGTGTCTGCATTATAACGGATGGGAAGTCCACCATTTGTGTCTGCAAGAATGATGCAGGCAAAATTGTGTGTTGTGATGAATGTGTGTGTGAATCTGGCAATTGTGATAAGCCAGGGTGTGTATGCGTTCCAACTAATGGAGCCAAGTGTGTCTGCGTCTGTTGTGACGAGAAAGGCTCCATTAAAATCTGCAAGGATTGTACTTGCGATGCTAATAAGTCTGCTACCCCAAAATGCAGCAAGGCTGAATGCGTTTGCATTCTGACTGACGGTAAGTCTTGCATCTGTGTTTTCAAGAATAAGGAAGGCAAGATTGTCCGTTGTGATGACTGCAAGTGTGATGATGCTGGTAAATGTGATAAGGCTGGATGTATTTGTATTTCAACTGAAGGAGCTAAGTGTGTTTGCGTCTGCTGTGATGAGAAAGGCTGCATTAAAGTCTGCAAGGATTGTACTTGCGATGCCAATAACTCTGGAGCACCGAAATGTAGCAAGGCCGAATGCGTCTGCATTCTAACTGACGGCAAATCTTGCATTTGCGTCTGCAAGAATAAGGATGGCAAGATTGTCCGTTGTGATGACTGCAAGTGTGATGATTGTGGCAAATGTGGAAAGCCAGGATGTGTTTGCATCCCCACTGATGGAGCCAAATGTGTCTGCGTTTGCTGTGATGAGAAAGGTGCCATCAAAATCTGCAAGGATTGTACTTGTGATGCCAATAAATCTGAAGCCCCTAAATGTAGCAAGGCTGAATGTGTGTGCATTCTAACTGATGGTAAGTCCTGTATCTGTGTCTGCAAGAATGTTGACGGCAAGATTGTCCGTTGTGATGACTGCAAGTGTGATGATTCTGGTAAATGCGACAAGGCTGGATGTGTTTGCATTAAAACTGATGGAGCTAAGTGTGTTTGTGTATGCTGTGATGAGAAAGGCTCCATTAAAGTCTGCAAGGACTGCACTTGCGATACCAAGAAGTCTGAAGCCGCAAAATGCAGCAAAGCTGAATGCGTATGCATTCAAACTGACGGTAAGTCTTGCATCTGTCTTTGCAAGAATAAGAAAGGCAAGATTGTGCGTTGTGATGGTTGCAAGTGTGATGAATCTGGCAAATGTGACAAACCTGGATGTGTTTGCATCCCCACTGATGGGGCCAAGTGTGTATGTGTATGCTGTGACGAGAAAGGCTCCATTAAAGTCTGCAAGGACTGTACTTGCAATGCCAATAAGTCCGAAGCCCCGAAATGTAGCAAGGCTGAATGTGTGTGCATTCTAACTGATGGGAAATCTTGCATCTGCATTTGCAAGAATGACCAAGGCAAGATTGTCCGTTGTGACGGCTGCAAGTGTGATGATTCTGGCAAGTGTGACAAGGTTGGATGTGTTTGCATCCCTACTGATGGAGCCAAATGTGTTTGTGTATGCTGTGATGAGAAGGGCTCCATCAAAGTCTGCAAGGACTGTACTTGCGATGTCAATAACTCTAAAGCTCCGAAATGTAGCAAGGCTAATTGCATTTGCATTTTGACTGATGGTAAGTCTTGTATCTGTGTTTGCAAGAATAAGGAAGGCAAGATTGTCCGTTGTAACGATTGCAAGTGTGATGATTCTGGCAAATGTGACAAGGTTGGATGTGTATGCATCCCTACTGATGGAGCCAAGTGTGTTTGCGTCTGCTGTGACGAGAAAGGCTCCATCAAAGTCTGCAAGGATTGTACTTGCGATGCCAATAAGTCTGAGGCACCGAAATGCAGCAAGGCTGAATGCGTTTGCATTTTGACAGATGGTAAGTCTTGCATTTGTGTCTGCAAGAATAAGGAAGGCGAGATTGTCCGTTGTGATGACTGCAAGTGTGATGAATCTGGCAAATGTGACAAGGCTGGATGTGTTTGCATTAAAACTGATGGAGCTAAGTGTGTCTGCGTCTGCTGTGATGAGAATGGCTCCATTAAAGTCTGCAAGGACTGTACTTGCGATGTCAATAACTCTAAAGCTCCAAAATGTAGCAAGGCTAATTGCATTTGCATTTTGACTGACGGTAAGTCTTGCATCTGTGTCTGCAAGAATAAGGAAGGCAAAATTATCAAATTGTATAGTTGTGATGACTGCAAGTGTGATGATGCTAGCAAATGTGACAAGCCTGGGTGTGTTTGCATCCCCACTGATGGGGCCAAGTGTGTTTGTGTCTGCTGTGATGAGAAAGGCTCCATCAAAGTCTGCAAGGATTGTACTTGCGATGCCAATAAGTCTGAGGCACCGAAATGCAGCAAGGCTGAATGCGTTTGCATTTTGACTGATGGCAAGTCTTGCATCTGCGTTTGCAAGAATGATGCAGGCAAGATTGTCCGTTGTAATGACTGCAAGTGTGATGATTCTGGTAAATGTGACAAACCAGGATGTGTTTGCATCCCCACTGATGGGGCCAAGTGTGTTTGTGTCTGCTGTGGTGAGAAGGGCTCCATTAAAGTCTGCAACGATTGCACTTGCGAGGCCAAAGAGTCTACTGGAACATGCAGCAAAGTTGTAACTGATTCTAAGAAATGCTGTGCCTAA